The Gossypium raimondii isolate GPD5lz chromosome 2, ASM2569854v1, whole genome shotgun sequence genome segment ATGAAATACTATTATAATAGATGGTTGTTATAGAGAAAGTTGTTTGTAtaaaatttatgcttttaaatcgCTAAAATTGTCGATTGAGTCGTAGTTTGATTGGCATGAATATTATTAccaatgcaggaggacgtgggtttgagtgcgttgaagtgcattatcctcctatttatgggttgagaaggagttatgggtagttctaggcattatgtaaaaaaaacagatataattaaaacctataatgagattatttttCAACTTCTAACACAAAAAAATTTGACATCACCTCTATTCATATTTGGAAATAATGAAAACTCTAAAAGGATAAAACCATGATTTTACCTTTAAAAATACAATGAGATCCCTAATTTCCTGCTGTTGTTCCCCTCCCAAGGAGTCTATACTCTTAGGCCTTGTCCAAATTGTCCCAATGGGGGGAAAAAAATCATACTGTAATAAGTAACAAACTTTAAagcaaaatttattttgtggGTTGGACCTTTGAATTTTGTCCACAATTTTACGCTTTCTATAATTCTATTGGAAGCATTAAAGCTGTGGACTTGTGCTGTCCCGGTGTCTCCTAATTGATGAATCAGTCATGGGGATGTCACATATATAAGGAAAATTTCGATTTCTTTATCCAAAACTCTTAATTAGacatgttaaaatataaaaattaattttaaaataggtttaatattatatgtaatattcgagtttaatttttaatgtgatATTCAATCGTACttatatttgacaaaagttatatattttggtacttaAAAGTAGCAgtgtttaattcaagttttagtattgatttgatgaaagttaatagaGTAAATTTTGGTCAGCAAAGATTGTACCGATGTATTTCAATTCATTccaattaatattaattcataCTAGTGCATATAAACTCGTAGAGGctcacataaaattttaacattttaaaattaatgtttaaatattttatttaaaatacattaatactAAATTTGGTTGCAtagaaaacaataatttttaaatgagagAAATTATGTTGTATAAGGGGAAAAACCATGCCCTAAGTGAATTAAGTCTCCCCAGAGAAAGTGAATTAagtcatttaaataaaaattattgttattaaataatttcaaaattttattttattttaccgaATTAATGTGACAGATCAAAGAAGACCAAAACCATAGAAAAAGTCAACCAATATATAATGTACATGCAACatatttccattattttatttaggttGAGGTGGACCATAAATGTCTAGCATCTAAAAATTGTAGCagctattattattaattaattttaaagatcaGCCCACTAGCTGAGCTAGATTCTGGATAAAGATTCTGCAAATTCTTACCTAACTAccttgaattaatatttaaaaattaatttctaaaatattaatatattgtggattaattttgtaatatttttctttatacacaataatttttaaaatttattattattattattattattattattattattattattattagatttatGATTCAATCGTGATATGAGTAAAAatatgtaacaaatatatttattaaaatttatataaaaattaattgatgatttggttacaatagtaaaattaattgtttaccATGGGGATTTGGGTTCAAATCTTATTATgactaattttttattgatttattatataaaaaaagataaaaatgccttcataaaatataatttaatttgtatatgagagggtattttaataaaaaaatttggtgaaAAATACAAGATACAGACTCAAAAAAGCTTGAGAGTGTTCCATCTAGAACGGTTTTGTCCCAAATGCTTCTAGTAGCAGGGCAATCTCTAAGAATGTGTAGGACCTCTTCAGACTCATGTCCACAAAAAATTCATCCGTTTCTACTATTATAAACTAGTTTCgctaacaaaataactaaatagttACACATTGCATGCCACATGTATCTCATACTGACATACAGGGACCAATTTTTAAccgtagaaatggatgaaatttttaacagaagaaTCAGTTTACTCTGTGATCTAATGTACAAAAcctaatttacattttttttagtaAGGGAGACACAATATAATCCAACTCTTAATTCAAGAATCTCCATAATACtgttacttgtatatatataagatacCTTAGTTTACTTAGTAACCAACATAAAAATGTACTATTAGACTTCCGCCAGTGTTACTATTTAATACTGGAGtgactaatttaataaatttaattttttggagtgaaaaaaatagatattgTAAGCACTTAGAATAAGGGAGAGTTTAATCGACTACAAAAAATTTGTCCAATCATCTTCGAATTCAAGCAAAGATGATAAGTCATTATTGAACTTCGTTTCAAACATTGGTGCAAGCTTATCACTTTCGAGCATGTTACTGTTCTCAAACACGTCCGCTATCCCATTTTGTAAGAAACCAACGTGATCCAAAGCGTTATCCATGTCGGGAACATCGTCATCCTTGGAAGATTCCAACGTTAACCCATCATCGGTATCCGTCGGGGTTGACAAAGGAGGGCATTGGTCGTTCTTCAAGTGTTGATCAACTTCGTCAGATGAGAAGAAAATCTTAGTGCAACGAGTGGCCTTTGGTACAACCGGAGTACTAATGCCGGCCGATAAATATTTTCCGACAGATTTCATGTCTTCACTTTCTGATGTTTTCTTTGAAACATCGGCATTCGACTTTTTTGATAGTATGGTGTTCCAATAGTTCTTGATCTCGTTGTCTGTTCGTCCTGGAAGCCGTCCGGCTATCAAAGACCACCTACAAAAttccaatatatataaaaaaaaattcaagaaattaaaaggtcTAATTGTAGTTATAGTGCCTCTactatgttgaaaattttaagatttaatctctaatttagtttgatataattcCATCAGGTGGCGGGAGGAGAGCCAGGGCCTAACCCCCAAAACTtagaaaattgcatttttacccTTTACAATGTATAAATCtataaattagtaatgataaaattacactttgcccccaaaaataataagaattcaatttagtttttaaaaaaattataaagatattagCTAATACAATGGcgaattacattttaaccaaaGGCAAATCTAAGGGGGCTGGCAGAGGCCCTGCCCCCcctaaaattactatttaggccctttaattttgtaaaattttaaattagtaaaggtaaaattatattttggctcctctaaaattataaaaatttgatttcatcctttaaaaattataaatatatagactattaaaaattaaaatttcattcgcccttaaaattttttttgacttcGAACCTAATTTTAactcttatcaaaatttataacttgaTTCCATGCCctcccaaaaaaattattttctaccTTCACCTCTGcctctacttttataatgttattagtagCTCCAAATTGATAACACATTGTTAATTGCTATCTTTAAAGTGTAAATTAATGGTTAATTGATAATGATAAGAGGCGacgttcaaaaaaaattttgagggggGAAATATTAAGTTACAAACTTTTGAAGGtgttaaaaatgtaattttatcaatatattaatttaaaattttaccattttctagAGCAGGCAAATTAAAAACCATTTCTGGAGGGGCCTTAAGATAATAGAGGGACTCAAATCAGAAATAGactagaatataaaaaaaaaacgaaaaagaagTTACCTGTTACCAAGAAGACGATGAAGTCTAATGATAAGGTCTTCTTCATCAGGAGAAATGTTACCTCTCTTAATACCAGGTCTCAAGTAATTCATCCATCGTAGCCTACAGCTCTTCCCACATCGATTCAAGCCTGGTTTTTCAGCCATAAAAACCACCACATTGAAGAGTAAGAAGATAGGTTATgaagtgaaataaaaaagagtttgctattatatatatatatatataccggCTTTTTGAGGGAGAGTTCTCCATTGTCCTTCACCATGGAGATTAATGTAGTTGCTTAAAAGTTGATCTTCTTTGACAGACCATGCTCCTCTATTAACTCCCTCTTTGAGACAACATGGTTTTCTGCCCATTGTTTCAGCTCTTTCTTCCCAACCCAATATTCTTCCCCTTCTTCTATTCAAcgacatatatatagataaaagtGGGGTCTGCTAGCTTCAAAATATGACAgctgtcaatttactactttgTATTCAAGGAATCTCTTCAGGTTTAAAACATAGGTGAGAGGCAAAAGCTTGAAAAAGAAGCATGAAAAGAGAGAATTGGCATTTGATTATTTAAAGATGTGGAAATTTGTTTTATGTGTGGTAAAAAAGTGTTATATATGCATTCATGTAAGAGAATGGAATGAAAATGAGGGTAGAAATGAGAGAATTAAAGGTAGGTATGTGTTCACATTtacaagaattttttttaatattaatctcattctattttttttgatataatgtttagaactacccatagttTCGCGCCAACCTTTAGATAGGGCCGGGGATAATGCTCTTCAACACACTCAAAACCACGTCCTCCTGCACTGACAATAATGTCGATGCTAATCGAGCTAAGACTAAGGGCTTGTTTTGTATTGATGTGAATAAGCATTTTTGTCTTGAAAAGCACTTTCGGGAGAAAAGTTGCGCTATAAAGGTAACATTTCTGTAAGATTTTTGGCTTTTCAAGAGttcttttggccaaattggcCAAATggagaagctaaaatttttagcttctcttctcctaaaaacacttttgagtgcttaattactttttcatcccaaatccaacggtactttcccttcttttttttctctggTTCTCCCTTCTTTCATTTTCTCCAAGGGTTTTTgttgctctctctctctctcgctCTTTCTTTCTACTCTCCTAATCCCATCCTATCATTTCAACTTTCCATTTAACTTTCTCGTTTTTTCTCCTATTTCAGGTTAAGCTCTTTTTTCCTgccttctttttctcctttgattttttttaggttttttgttTGGTTGCTGAGAAATATCTTAATGACATTGATTCTGTTGTTGGATTGTatctacaaaaaataaaaaaagaagaccAAAAGCTCTATTGCATGTGCATCTTTTGCACTGACAACAATGCCGAtatcaatcgagctaagactaaGGGCTTGTTTAGTATTGTTGTGAATAAGCActtttggcttgaaaattacttgctaaaccctaaaccctatatCTTTagtataggtttttttttaatgtgttacaaattacataatataaagtattataaacttaaaaatgggcTGAGTCGGTCAGGTTGGGCTCGGGCCTTAAATGTTCAAGCCCAAGCCTagcccatattttaaacgggcctaaattttttacctaagcccatttttcgggcctaatatttttatctaaactctCCCAAATTTTTGGTGAGTAGTCCGGCCCATGAATAGGTCTAATTACATATTGCACCAAAGTTCATTTATAGTTTTAGACATTCTCCctcaatttaaacttaaaaattatccaCAAATTTAAATCTAAGACATTATAGACTTCATCATTTCAACCATTTGCTTTTAGGCATAACTTTTTTTATCCACATCCATTGACGAagcctgaatttttttttggcagaattaaattatatatttttatgatagtaaaaaagtaatttaaccactttaatagcctatatctttataatttttaaagggttaaattaaattttatcattttgagatctaaataaaattttaccattattaatttatatttatataaattatagaaggtttaaattaaaatttacccaTTTAACGAATACAGTACACTCTGCCACTACCCACATCATGCACtgtcataatttaatttttataattttaataagatttaatatagttttgatgtaccaaaaatatatagtttttttataagtttgacTGTATTAATACAATAGTATACCcaagaaaaaacataaattatattaatggtCCTTTAATTTCAAGTTGTTGTTAGTTAGGAGTTtgacttgaaattttatattactttgGCTCTTTCTGTATATAATcttctttatttatatacattattatttaatacataagtgatgaatttttttaattttatagaaaatttgaaatattgctATCACGTTATAGGTTGTTATCATAtctgttgtttttttatataatgcctAAAATTACCCATAACTTCTCTCCATCTCTTAAGtaggaggataatacgtttcagcgcactcgaactcaCGTCCTCTACACTAACAACAATACTGATACTaatcgaactaaaactcaatcgaattccaaagtttaaattaattaaatgattttactACCTTCAATACCAACGTGCAATAGTTTATTATCAAGTCAGTCCaaattccaattaaataataaaaaagtttatttattaatttttcttaatcaaGCAAGTGTTTCAAAACAGAAACCATATTCCATACAAGCCTtgttaacaaaattatatattaattaattcagGAAAATAAACCGAAGCGAAGGAAATCAAAGTTTCTAAGAATACAAATAAACCAAAACACAAACCAGGAAAAGTTTCATTAgtttcagaaaattttaatataagagGAGGATGACTCATGCTTAGTTGACTAATCATTTTGTTCACATATACTGCTACAATATATATGTACAGAGGTTGCTTTCTGCCATTTTCATACGATTTGTTGAAGCTAAACTATCTGAAAGTTGGAATTAAATATAAAGGAGAAGGTTTCCTAGCAgatacaaaatgaaataatttaatcagaACCCGGTCAAATTATACATAAAACCGTCAGTTTCTAGTGATGAACAAAGCAGATTCCAAGAAACAAAGTTCATAAAATGGAgttcatgaatatatatatatatatatatatattgtacacCTTTTACGTTcgcgtaaaaaaaaaaaactagttcaTGATGTTTCCTCAACTGATGAACGTTGTCCCAGGAGTTGCTCTATCAACCATAATAAGCTCATTACTAGAATCCATAAGGAAAGCAAAGAGGACAGAAAAAAGATTCAAGCCACTCCTTGATCATCTCAACGACACGGTGAATTGGGTTACGCCGAGGGTGGTGGAGATAAGTCGGTCCACTGATTCGCATGAGATCGAGAGGctgttgaatcatttgaatcGAGCTAAGGAAATAGTTGATAAATCAAATAGGGTGAGTTCATGGAGCTATGCCAAGAAGTATAAGTTTGCCAAAGAGCTGATTGAAGTGGATAATTCGATTCGGACGATGTTGGATGTATTTTTTCCGGTTATGATATATGAAGATACTAGGAAAATTCTGGATTCAATGGATGAATTGAAGATGTTGgttatgattttcttttctattgtGGTTGAAGATCTTCATTCGGGTGCTAAAAATACTGGTGGCAttgtttttgatttgattcgatcCACAGCTTCATTTGAGAAAGTTGTAAATTCTCAGCCTGCAGGTCAGTTCCTGATATACTCCTTTTGGTTCTGATTTTGGTATTTGTATTAGGAGGAGCAAATCACTATCAGTTCACACACCACAAACATGGTTGTCGACCAAaaattagaggattaaattatgttaagttattgttagaattaaatttcaaatgttagcttaataaaaggaccaaaatcaaaattgacCTTTGAAAGCTTTCTACGAccgttttttttttgttgttgttgttgcagAGCTTGTAAACGACATAGCATTATGGAAGAGAAAGAAGATAAGTGGATCACTTTTTGCAAGCTCAGCTGCAACATGGCTATTACAACAAGTTTACGAATACAACTTCCTCACTATTGTTTCATGGGTAGCCATTTTTGCTATCACTGCATTGTTCATTTGGCGATATGTGAATCGGTTTCTTGATCGGTAAGTAATCTCCAATATTTCTAAagcttcaattaattaaatccCAATTTTgtttcatcctcctcttcaccATCACTACTTTGATTTAATTAGGGAAGAAGCAACCAAATTGAGATTGGAAAAACTGCGAGAACAGGTTGCCATGGAAACTGCAAATGCTTGTTGGGAAGTGACTGATAAAGTGATAAGATGGGTACTTTATGTGACTGATGTTGAGGGGAATTGTTGGTCTGTATTTCCACAGACGGTTGcctttcttttgcttttctcCTATGCGGGAACCTTCTTTGATCTGCCAACGCTTTGTAGAGGTAAATATATGCCCAACCTGCTGGTTTGATTCCAACttaaattggtttaaatttaaaatgattttgatcttAAACATGAAATGACTTGAACTTGACTTACTTGATtgaagtatataaatatatattgttaatgAATTCAAAATGTTAGAATTTTTGTATGGTTGTTGGTGTTGCATTATTGCAGTTGTTATGATGGGTACAACATTTCCTATGCTGATTGCAAAGAACTGGGATCGAATTAAGCCTTTTTTTGGGAGTGTGGTGGGCAAAGTTGGTGAAAAGgagaacaagaagaaaatgaagaaacaaaattgatatttatatatatatagaatccGATATTTAATCTAGTTGGTTCATATAATCACTCTTAAGAGGCGACATCtaacatataaaagaaattgtatcttaatatttttgcaactttttttTGTGTGATGTTTGGTTTTTTCTATacaaaaaattgatatatatatttgtatatattatagtatattatattatatttaaattatttgattgagttgattttatgagttataaaaaaaattgatatatatactatataaaattttgactaaGCTAATATCACAAGTTAACCAGTACAGCTGCCCGTGCCAATGGCCACAATGGAGAAAGGTTAAGGCAGTAGATGAAAAGCCTcaagacaaaagaaaaagggtttatattttatgagatttgaacttcaattttactctttcaaaGCTTCATCTGATTTTAacataagtttttaattaatatactttttgcatgaattttcattaCAAATTGGATTGGATTATGAATGGTAAGAGGAACACCAGATACTTTCATCTCACTGCCAACAAACGAAGAATTAGGAATATCATTCACACGATCAAAGATGAGAATGGCAATCAATGGAAGAAACATAAAGACATTGAGAAGTGCTTCAACATTTTAACAAGCCAAAATCCAATGTGTTAGACGATATAGAGAACTTCTTGAATGAGCTGGAAGTGTTCCTCCTGGTTATGATATATAAAGATACtgggaaaattttggattttgtcAATGAACTGAAGATATTGATTtcgattttcttttatattgtGGTTGAAGGTCTTCATTTGATTCGATCCAATCCCACATAAAGAAGATAGAAAAGACCAGACCACTTTCCTATAATAAATATACCATGTGTTATACATCGGTGATCACTAATCCGAATCTCAGGTAGGATCCGGGTCGCCTACTCACTACCCAGATAGGTCCTACCAGACAATTGAGTATGAGGCGAACCGTAAGAGGACAATAAGGGGAGTTCGCAGGTCTAGCTCGCAAAGATAGTTTGCACGAACCAAGAGGAGGTTGCAATCTCGGTTCGCATGTATCCAGGTAGCTTGCAGAAGGGAGACCGCGTAGTTTGGCAGGCTACTTAGAGTGAAACACATATCCAGCATGCTTGAAGTCCGCTCAGAACATTAGTCCTAAAAGTAGTGGGGTCAAAGTCATGAACCGTAAGGTCATATCATGAAAAgtaataatatgtataaatacccGAATGTTTCCTGTTAGTAGGAGCACAATGGCAAATTCACAATGCGTAATctatagtttttttcttttcacaaatAATCAATAGTCAGCACCTTAAAACATTCCCATGCGAGTAACTAGTATATTTATTGGTTGACTTAagctagataaaaataaaacctcGTTTCTCATCTGTTTCCCACAAGAAGTTGTCACATGTCAGTGCTCCCACCATCAACCTCAATCCTAGGAAGCTTCAATAAATTAAAGAAGTTCAATCCATGAGAACATACTGCAACATAGCAACCAATTACTCCAAAAGGAAAATTAAGGAGTAAGGATTGGATCAAAAACTTAGGTACGAAGATGCAAATAAACAACATAAGAACTTAGGTACCTATGACTATTAAAAGGCACAAAAAGCTACCTGTGATATGCACactaaacacaaaattcaattCCATAAAATTCAGTGATGAAAATTCAATtcctaacacaaattaaattgaatgtacaACAAAACAACCACCAAAATAGTTATACTAGATAAAAGGgctacatattttataaatct includes the following:
- the LOC105789769 gene encoding uncharacterized protein LOC105789769 produces the protein MMFPQLMNVVPGVALSTIISSLLESIRKAKRTEKRFKPLLDHLNDTVNWVTPRVVEISRSTDSHEIERLLNHLNRAKEIVDKSNRVSSWSYAKKYKFAKELIEVDNSIRTMLDVFFPVMIYEDTRKILDSMDELKMLVMIFFSIVVEDLHSGAKNTGGIVFDLIRSTASFEKVVNSQPAELVNDIALWKRKKISGSLFASSAATWLLQQVYEYNFLTIVSWVAIFAITALFIWRYVNRFLDREEATKLRLEKLREQVAMETANACWEVTDKVIRWVLYVTDVEGNCWSVFPQTVAFLLLFSYAGTFFDLPTLCRVVMMGTTFPMLIAKNWDRIKPFFGSVVGKVGEKENKKKMKKQN
- the LOC105789768 gene encoding transcription factor MYB1; amino-acid sequence: MSLNRRRGRILGWEERAETMGRKPCCLKEGVNRGAWSVKEDQLLSNYINLHGEGQWRTLPQKAGLNRCGKSCRLRWMNYLRPGIKRGNISPDEEDLIIRLHRLLGNRWSLIAGRLPGRTDNEIKNYWNTILSKKSNADVSKKTSESEDMKSVGKYLSAGISTPVVPKATRCTKIFFSSDEVDQHLKNDQCPPLSTPTDTDDGLTLESSKDDDVPDMDNALDHVGFLQNGIADVFENSNMLESDKLAPMFETKFNNDLSSLLEFEDDWTNFL